Proteins encoded by one window of Procambarus clarkii isolate CNS0578487 chromosome 92, FALCON_Pclarkii_2.0, whole genome shotgun sequence:
- the LOC123765228 gene encoding DNA-directed RNA polymerase III subunit RPC5, whose product MRADEPDSDPVVAEIPVYLAKTLAEQLYVLQYPVRPHSHNYDESTILKTSIRPQSGQVEMELGLRTRGPTYDKSKGEQIALNVDGPFRDKRDTEDNFYKSNVMDKLVLTSTKALSDVSRYAVGVVRDSSLHLTPIASVLALRPSFSYLDLADKRGRQERKDTTGEGEDSDDEEKATKVTVRFEKPDTMKTRKAKEKSYGFLLRQIRDEPWIEVAYNKSGSERSEFELRKLYCMYEDEHVDQFSLGSAEYLSQLVPPTEEVQLATPGLPAHLLSRSALTSLPLHDRVKTVMINACVASFGELLGVFGYGNSVESALSVLKVLQQVAVLVQGNWVVKSDILYPKDSRSESGVPNELIQRGRDYVLYLFTKSTSVVRAEVADVVGLPASDLKDILCGVSRCRGSRTTWEFLLPTDSTFMKKYPDVVQRQQMIWQSRSEQLSHIFKDKQVKKDDLNKAGPSTASKKPRVVRIKSEPSDDVAEPQPQPAKQRRGNRETR is encoded by the exons ATGAGGGCTGATGAACCTGACAGTGATCCTGTTGTTGCTGAG ATTCCAGTATACCTGGCCAAGACCCTGGCTGAGCAGCTGTATGTGTTGCAGTATCCCGTGAGGCCTCACTCTCACAACTATGACGAGTCGACTATCCTTAAG ACAAGTATTCGGCCCCAAAGTGGTCAGGTGGAGATGGAGTTGGGGTTACGAACTAGAGGACCGACGTACGACAAAAGTAAGGGCGAGCAGATAGCTCTTAATGTTGATGGACCATTCAGAGACAAACGTGATACTGAAGATAATTTCTACAAGAG CAATGTTATGGACAAATTAGTTTTAACTTCAACCAAAGCTCTAAGTGATGTTAGTCGCTATGCAGTTGGTGTTGTCCGCGATTCCAGTCTTCATTTAACACCTATAGCATCTGTCCTAGCCCTTCGACCATCATTCTCATACCTGGATTTAGCAGACAAACGAGGACGGCAAGAACGGAAGGACACGACTGGAGAGGGTGAAG ATTCTGACGATGAGGAAAAAGCCACGAAAGTGACTGTGCGATTTGAGAAGCCAGATACGATGAAGACTCGCAAAGCAAAGGAAAAGAGCTATGGGTTTCTCCTTCGTCAGATACGCGATGAACCCTGGATTGAAGTGGCTTATAACAA ATCTGGCAGCGAGCGCAGTGAATTTGAGCTGCGAAAATTGTACTGCATGTATGAAGACGAGCACGTGGACCAGTTCAGCTTAGGCTCGGCGGAATACCTAAGCCAGTTAGTGCCGCCCACAGAGGAAGTACAATTAGCGACACCGGGACTTCCAGCACACCTCTTGTCACGCTCTGCTCTTACGTCTCTTCCCTTGCATGACCGTGTCAAGACTGTCATGATTAATG CTTGTGTTGCATCGTTTGGTGAGCTGCTGGGAGTGTTTGGCTATGGCAACAGCGTTGAGTCAGCACTGTCTGTGCTGAAGGTGCTGCAGCAAGTTGCTGTGCTTGTCCAAGGCAATTGGGTTGTTAAATCAGACATACTTTATCCGAAGGACAGCAGATCGGAGTCTGGGGTGCCTAATGAACTTATTCAACGAGGAAGAGATTATGTG TTATACCTCTTCACGAAAAGCACGAGTGTTGTACGTGCTGAAGTTGCCGATGTTGTGGGACTGCCAGCCAGTGATTTGAAAGACATATTGTGTGGGGTGTCCCGGTGCCGGGGGTCTCGGACAACATGGGAGTTTCTCCTTCCTACAGACAGTACCTTCATGAAGAA GTATCCTGATGTTGTTCAAAGACAGCAGATGATTTGGCAGTCCAGAAGTGAGCAGCTGTCTCATATTTTTAAGGATAAG CAAGTTAAAAAGGATGATCTAAACAAAGCTGGCCCCTCAACTGCCAGCAAAAAACCACGCGTCGTGCGTATCAAATCGGAACCGAGCGATGATGTAGCAGAACCACAACCACAGCCAGCAAAACAACGTCGAGGCAACAGAGAAACAAGATGA